A stretch of Myxococcus hansupus DNA encodes these proteins:
- a CDS encoding TIGR02266 family protein — MTDSNQGAVGLVVKLPFSTPEEFLAKYGPNVTRGGIYLRARAVKPPGTAVTLDLKLAGGERIIHAAAVVHFVTGQGGEGVPGMGLRFLNVDAPTRRFLDSVVVTLPHAQSDVPPVPSGVGPPDYNVPPQEQAPVAVLPETPPPAASSEAGTAAPAAPVMIENSALNLSSEEPRRAGVVIGIDLGTTNSCAAYVRNGKPGVLPSREGHNTVPSIIAVNTRGKLVVGHPAKGQMLTNPRQTVYGAKRLVGRPFASPVVEQIKDRFHYEIAASENGDAGVKLGEHVYTLQQISALILREVREVAQNQLGHPVSRAVVTVPAYYNDNQRQAVREAGKLAGLYIERILNEPTSAALAYGYGRKLNQRVLVYDLGGGTFDASVLELNDNVYEVISTGGDTFLGGIDFDTAIVTYLLEEFQKVVGRPFQGDRVAMQRINDAAERAKCALSERSEVRVHVAFVTMIDNKPCDLDVMLSRQKLIELTEGLVARTIQVCEEVLAAKKLTPKDIDEVILVGGQSRFPLVHEKITKFFGKPPSKGVHPDEAVALGAALLAHSLGQLEGVVLIDVLPMAIGVGLPGGRFKAVMERNTSLPSTKSYTLATHRDGQTELELTVFQGDSDKAADNEYLGTLKLEGLPKLPRGAVQVNVTFEVSNESLLKVTAREASSGREVTSTFSTRDTPEAVKARLAEEEIAPAPARPSVAPVRVAAHAGAVATGPAAPVKPVGGTGAQASAALPGASRPVQSALRAPPSIQSVSATATPKQRGFMEWLKGLFGRA, encoded by the coding sequence TTGACGGATTCGAATCAGGGTGCGGTCGGGCTCGTCGTAAAACTGCCCTTCTCGACACCCGAGGAGTTTCTGGCGAAGTACGGCCCCAATGTGACCCGGGGTGGCATCTACTTGCGCGCACGCGCGGTGAAGCCGCCGGGCACGGCTGTCACCTTGGACCTCAAACTGGCGGGCGGGGAACGCATCATCCACGCGGCGGCGGTTGTTCACTTCGTCACAGGCCAGGGGGGCGAGGGCGTGCCCGGCATGGGGCTGCGCTTCCTGAACGTCGACGCCCCGACCCGTCGCTTCCTCGACTCCGTCGTCGTCACCCTGCCCCACGCCCAGTCGGACGTCCCCCCGGTGCCTTCCGGTGTGGGGCCGCCTGACTACAACGTCCCACCCCAGGAGCAGGCCCCCGTCGCGGTCCTCCCCGAGACGCCCCCGCCCGCGGCTTCCAGTGAGGCCGGCACGGCGGCTCCCGCGGCGCCGGTGATGATCGAGAACTCGGCGCTGAACCTGAGCTCGGAGGAGCCGCGCCGCGCGGGGGTCGTCATCGGCATCGACCTGGGGACGACGAACTCCTGTGCCGCGTACGTGCGCAACGGCAAGCCGGGCGTCCTGCCCAGCCGCGAAGGTCACAACACGGTTCCGTCCATCATCGCCGTGAACACGCGCGGCAAGCTGGTGGTGGGCCACCCCGCCAAGGGGCAGATGCTCACCAACCCGCGCCAGACGGTGTACGGCGCCAAACGGCTGGTGGGTCGTCCCTTCGCGTCGCCGGTGGTGGAGCAGATCAAGGACCGGTTCCACTACGAGATCGCCGCCAGTGAGAATGGCGACGCGGGCGTGAAGCTGGGCGAGCACGTCTACACGCTCCAGCAGATCTCCGCGCTCATCCTCCGTGAGGTCCGGGAGGTGGCGCAGAACCAGTTGGGCCACCCGGTGTCCCGGGCCGTCGTCACCGTTCCGGCCTACTACAACGACAACCAGCGCCAGGCGGTGCGCGAGGCCGGGAAGCTGGCCGGCCTGTACATCGAGCGCATCCTCAACGAGCCCACCTCGGCGGCGCTGGCGTACGGCTACGGGCGCAAGCTGAACCAGCGCGTGCTGGTGTACGACCTGGGCGGCGGGACGTTCGACGCGTCGGTGCTGGAGCTGAACGACAACGTCTACGAGGTCATCTCCACCGGCGGCGACACGTTCCTGGGCGGCATCGACTTCGACACCGCCATCGTCACGTACCTGTTGGAGGAGTTCCAGAAGGTCGTGGGCCGGCCCTTCCAGGGGGACCGCGTGGCCATGCAGCGCATCAACGACGCGGCCGAGCGCGCCAAGTGCGCGCTGTCGGAGCGCTCGGAGGTGCGGGTGCACGTCGCGTTCGTGACGATGATCGACAACAAGCCCTGCGACCTGGACGTCATGTTGTCGCGGCAGAAGCTCATCGAGCTGACCGAGGGGCTGGTGGCTCGCACCATCCAGGTCTGCGAAGAGGTGCTGGCGGCGAAGAAGCTGACGCCGAAGGACATCGACGAGGTCATCCTGGTGGGTGGCCAGAGCCGCTTCCCGCTGGTGCACGAGAAGATCACGAAGTTCTTCGGCAAGCCGCCCAGCAAGGGCGTCCACCCGGACGAGGCCGTGGCGCTGGGCGCGGCGCTGCTGGCGCACAGCCTGGGACAGCTCGAAGGCGTGGTGCTCATCGACGTGCTCCCCATGGCCATTGGCGTGGGGCTGCCCGGCGGGCGCTTCAAGGCGGTGATGGAGCGCAACACGTCGCTGCCGTCCACCAAGAGCTACACCCTGGCCACGCACCGCGACGGCCAGACGGAGCTGGAGCTCACCGTGTTCCAGGGTGACTCCGACAAGGCGGCGGACAACGAGTACCTGGGCACGCTGAAGCTGGAGGGGCTGCCCAAGCTGCCGCGCGGCGCGGTGCAGGTGAACGTCACCTTCGAGGTCAGCAACGAGTCCCTGCTGAAGGTCACCGCGCGTGAGGCCTCTTCCGGACGCGAGGTGACGAGCACGTTCTCCACGCGCGATACCCCCGAAGCGGTGAAGGCTCGGCTGGCGGAGGAGGAGATCGCTCCCGCTCCGGCGCGGCCCTCGGTGGCGCCAGTCCGGGTCGCGGCGCATGCGGGTGCGGTGGCCACGGGCCCCGCGGCGCCCGTGAAGCCTGTCGGAGGCACGGGGGCGCAAGCGTCCGCTGCGCTCCCAGGTGCCAGCAGGCCGGTGCAGTCAGCCCTCCGCGCTCCGCCGTCCATACAGTCCGTGTCGGCCACTGCGACTCCGAAGCAACGCGGTTTCATGGAGTGGCTCAAGGGCCTCTTCGGTCGCGCATGA
- the guaB gene encoding IMP dehydrogenase — protein sequence MLNPDIRLALTFDDVLLVPAESSVVPKDVDLTTRLTRNLRLNIPLLSAAMDTVTESRTAIAMAQEGGIGVIHKNMTPEQQALEVLKVKKFESGMVVDPVTIEPGAPLGRALELMRLHGVSGVPVVQGQRLVGIVTSRDVRFETNLTQKVEAVMTRKLVTGREGITQDDAQKLLHEHRIEKLLVVNEAFELKGLITIKDIEKRRTHPNAAKDGKGRLLCAAAVGVSADREARVEALLKAGVDVIVVDTAHGHSTAVLDGVRDTRKNFHGFELIAGNVATAEATRALIQAGVDAVKVGIGPGSICTTRVVAGVGVPQVTAVDDCVREAQKHDVPVISDGGIKYSGDIVKALAAGANTVMIGSLFAGTEESPGDVILYQGRSYKSYRGMGSLGAMKQGAKDRYFQADVEAVKLVPEGIEGRVPYKGSLSMNVHQMLGGIRSGMGYVGCASIDELRTKANFVRITSAGLKESHVHDVIITEEAPNYRVE from the coding sequence ATGCTCAACCCCGATATCCGGCTCGCCCTCACTTTCGACGACGTCCTGCTGGTCCCGGCCGAGAGCTCGGTCGTCCCCAAGGACGTCGACCTCACGACCCGGCTCACCCGCAATCTCCGTCTCAATATTCCGCTCCTGTCGGCGGCCATGGACACCGTCACGGAGTCCCGGACGGCCATCGCCATGGCGCAGGAGGGCGGAATTGGCGTCATCCACAAGAACATGACGCCCGAGCAGCAGGCGCTCGAGGTCCTCAAGGTCAAGAAGTTCGAAAGCGGCATGGTGGTGGACCCGGTCACCATCGAACCGGGAGCCCCGCTGGGCCGCGCGCTGGAGCTGATGCGCCTGCACGGCGTGTCCGGCGTCCCGGTGGTCCAGGGCCAGCGCCTGGTGGGCATCGTCACCAGCCGTGACGTGCGCTTCGAGACCAACCTCACGCAGAAGGTCGAAGCGGTGATGACGCGCAAGCTCGTCACCGGCCGCGAGGGCATCACCCAGGACGACGCGCAGAAGCTGCTGCACGAGCACCGCATCGAGAAGCTGCTCGTCGTCAACGAGGCCTTCGAGCTCAAGGGCCTCATCACCATCAAGGACATCGAGAAGCGCCGCACGCACCCCAACGCGGCCAAGGACGGCAAGGGCCGCCTGCTGTGCGCCGCCGCCGTGGGCGTGTCCGCGGACCGCGAGGCCCGCGTCGAGGCGCTCCTCAAGGCCGGCGTGGACGTCATCGTCGTGGACACCGCGCACGGGCACTCCACCGCGGTGCTGGACGGCGTGCGCGACACCCGGAAGAACTTCCACGGCTTCGAGCTCATCGCCGGCAACGTCGCCACCGCCGAGGCCACCCGCGCGCTCATCCAGGCCGGCGTGGACGCGGTGAAGGTGGGCATTGGCCCCGGCTCCATCTGCACCACCCGCGTGGTGGCCGGCGTCGGCGTGCCCCAGGTCACCGCCGTGGATGACTGCGTCCGCGAGGCCCAGAAGCACGACGTGCCCGTCATCTCCGACGGCGGCATCAAGTACTCGGGCGACATCGTCAAGGCGCTGGCCGCGGGGGCCAACACGGTGATGATCGGCTCGCTCTTCGCCGGTACCGAGGAGTCCCCCGGCGACGTCATCCTGTACCAGGGCCGCAGCTACAAGAGCTACCGCGGCATGGGCAGCCTGGGCGCCATGAAGCAGGGCGCCAAGGACCGCTACTTCCAGGCGGACGTGGAGGCCGTGAAGCTGGTGCCGGAGGGCATCGAGGGCCGCGTGCCGTACAAGGGCTCCCTGTCCATGAACGTCCACCAGATGCTGGGCGGCATCCGCAGCGGCATGGGCTACGTGGGCTGCGCCTCCATCGACGAGCTGCGCACCAAGGCCAACTTCGTTCGCATCACCTCGGCCGGGCTCAAGGAGAGCCACGTGCACGACGTCATCATCACCGAGGAAGCGCCGAACTACCGCGTCGAGTAG
- the guaA gene encoding glutamine-hydrolyzing GMP synthase gives MDLHAEKILILDFGSQYTQLIARRVRELGVYCEIHRPDLPADDIRKFAPRGIILSGGPASVEAPDSPRCDPFVFEADVPVLGICYGLQLTAKLLGGKIDRSAHREFGSAEVEVLARRGPFAEFTPGDKVQVWMSHGDRVEELPPGFEAIGRSGNSPFAATAHATKPWFGFQFHPEVVHTPQGKAMLRAFLFNECKVTGSWTMKGFIDEAVATIRHQVGEHGRVICALSGGVDSSVAALLLHRAIGPRLQCIFVDNGVLRQNERGQVEALFVDRFHVPLKTVDARQRFLDKLAGVTDPEKKRKIIGREFIAVFEEASRDVQDAEFLAQGTLYPDVIESVSYKGPSVTIKSHHNVGGLPETMKLKLVEPLRELFKDEVRALGRELGLPDEMVSRQPFPGPGLAIRVLGEVTEQRLELVRRADAIVQEEIRSAGLYKEVWQAFAVLLPVQSVGVMGDERTYESTCVLRAVTSVDGMTADWARLPFPVLERISTRITNEVRGINRVAYDISSKPPATIEWE, from the coding sequence GTGGACCTGCACGCCGAAAAAATCCTGATCCTCGATTTTGGGAGCCAGTACACCCAGCTCATCGCCCGGCGCGTCCGCGAGCTGGGCGTCTACTGCGAAATCCACCGTCCGGACCTCCCGGCGGACGACATCCGCAAGTTCGCCCCCCGCGGCATCATCCTCTCGGGTGGGCCGGCCTCCGTGGAGGCGCCTGACTCCCCCCGCTGCGACCCCTTCGTCTTCGAGGCGGACGTCCCCGTCCTGGGCATCTGCTACGGCCTCCAGCTCACCGCCAAGCTGCTGGGCGGCAAGATTGACCGGAGCGCCCACCGCGAGTTCGGCAGCGCCGAGGTGGAGGTCCTCGCCCGCCGGGGCCCCTTCGCCGAGTTCACCCCGGGGGACAAGGTCCAGGTCTGGATGAGCCACGGCGACCGGGTGGAGGAGCTCCCCCCTGGCTTCGAGGCCATTGGCCGCAGCGGCAACTCGCCCTTCGCCGCCACCGCCCATGCGACGAAGCCCTGGTTCGGCTTCCAGTTCCACCCCGAGGTGGTCCACACGCCGCAGGGCAAGGCCATGCTGCGCGCCTTCCTCTTCAACGAGTGCAAGGTCACCGGCTCGTGGACGATGAAGGGCTTCATCGACGAGGCCGTGGCCACCATCCGCCACCAGGTGGGTGAGCACGGCCGCGTCATCTGCGCCCTGTCGGGCGGCGTGGACAGCTCCGTGGCGGCGCTGCTGCTGCACCGGGCCATTGGCCCCCGGCTCCAGTGCATCTTCGTGGACAACGGCGTGCTGCGGCAGAACGAGCGCGGCCAGGTGGAGGCGCTCTTCGTGGACCGCTTCCACGTGCCCCTGAAGACGGTGGATGCCCGCCAGCGCTTCCTGGACAAGCTGGCCGGGGTGACGGACCCGGAGAAGAAGCGGAAGATCATCGGCCGCGAGTTCATCGCCGTGTTCGAGGAGGCCTCCCGCGACGTGCAGGACGCGGAGTTCCTCGCCCAGGGCACGCTGTACCCGGACGTCATCGAGTCCGTGTCGTACAAGGGGCCGTCCGTCACCATCAAGAGCCACCACAACGTGGGCGGCCTGCCGGAGACGATGAAGCTCAAGCTGGTGGAGCCCCTGCGCGAGCTCTTCAAGGACGAGGTCCGCGCCCTGGGCCGCGAGCTGGGCCTGCCGGACGAGATGGTGTCCCGCCAGCCCTTCCCGGGCCCCGGCCTGGCCATCCGCGTGCTGGGGGAAGTCACCGAGCAGCGGCTGGAGCTGGTGCGGCGCGCGGACGCCATCGTCCAGGAGGAGATTCGCAGCGCCGGCCTCTACAAGGAGGTCTGGCAGGCGTTCGCGGTGCTCCTGCCGGTGCAGAGCGTGGGCGTCATGGGCGACGAGCGCACCTACGAGTCCACCTGCGTGCTGCGCGCCGTCACCAGCGTGGACGGCATGACGGCGGACTGGGCGCGGCTGCCGTTCCCCGTGCTGGAGCGCATCTCCACGCGCATCACCAACGAGGTGCGCGGCATCAACCGCGTCGCCTACGACATCTCGTCCAAGCCCCCCGCGACCATCGAATGGGAGTAG
- a CDS encoding S46 family peptidase, with protein MKRLFVIATLLGAAPAMADEGMWTYNNFPSAKVKEKYGFEPSQQWLDNVRLSSARLAGGCSASFVSQNGLVMTNHHCARGCIDQLSTAKKDYIANGFYAKAQAEETKCPAMELNQLVKITDVTETLNKATQGLSGKQYADTLKAKMSELEQACSSGNAKARCDVVTLYQGGQYNLYEYKRFQDVRLVMAPEHGIAFFGGDPDNFTFPRYDLDVTFLRVYEDGKPATTNNFFKWSDKGAKEGELTFISGHPGRTSRGLTIAELEFQRDVVLPKTLMTLSEMRGMLTEFGRRGAEQRRISTNMLFGVENSVKALKGRHEALLDKTFFAQKVAAEQELRKKVDANPEMKKKYGAAWEEIAKAQVQLGNIRKELSFMESGSGLSSSLFSLARTLVRGADELPKENGQRLREFNQANVPALEAQLFSPAPIYPELEIARLTFSLTKMREELGSDHPFVKKVLGKESPEKLAARLVKGTKLRDVKARQALYKGGKAAVTASKDPMIQLAVALDPDMRAVRKTYEENVESVIRKNSELVAKSKFEIYGTNQYPDATFSLRLSYGSVKGYTENGKQVAPITQMAGTFDHATGEEPFALPKSWLKNEKALDGTTPMNFVSTNDIIGGNSGSPVINKDAEIVGIVFDGNIQSLGGEYGFDESVNRAVSVHSAAIIESLTKIYGATRLLEELRPGSTKVPPVKANPAG; from the coding sequence ATGAAGCGCTTGTTCGTGATTGCCACCCTCCTCGGCGCGGCTCCCGCGATGGCCGACGAGGGCATGTGGACCTACAACAACTTTCCCTCCGCGAAGGTGAAGGAGAAGTACGGCTTCGAGCCTTCCCAGCAGTGGCTGGACAACGTGCGCCTGTCGTCGGCGCGGCTCGCGGGCGGATGCTCGGCGAGCTTCGTGTCGCAAAACGGCCTGGTGATGACGAACCACCACTGCGCCCGCGGCTGCATCGACCAGCTCTCCACGGCGAAGAAGGACTACATCGCCAACGGCTTCTACGCGAAGGCGCAGGCCGAGGAGACGAAGTGCCCGGCGATGGAGCTCAACCAGCTCGTCAAGATCACCGACGTCACGGAGACGCTGAACAAGGCCACGCAGGGCCTGTCCGGCAAGCAGTACGCCGACACCCTGAAGGCGAAGATGTCCGAGCTGGAGCAGGCCTGTTCCTCGGGCAACGCCAAGGCGCGCTGTGACGTGGTCACCCTGTACCAGGGCGGCCAGTACAACCTCTACGAGTACAAGCGCTTCCAGGACGTCCGTCTGGTGATGGCGCCCGAGCACGGCATCGCGTTCTTCGGCGGTGACCCGGACAACTTCACGTTCCCCCGGTACGACCTGGACGTGACGTTCCTGCGCGTCTACGAGGACGGCAAGCCGGCGACCACGAACAACTTCTTCAAGTGGTCCGACAAGGGCGCCAAGGAAGGCGAGCTGACCTTCATCTCCGGCCACCCGGGTCGCACGTCGCGTGGCCTCACCATCGCGGAGCTGGAGTTCCAGCGCGACGTGGTGCTGCCCAAGACGCTCATGACGCTGTCCGAGATGCGCGGCATGCTGACGGAGTTCGGCCGCCGTGGCGCCGAGCAGCGCCGCATCTCCACCAACATGCTGTTCGGCGTGGAGAACTCGGTGAAGGCGCTCAAGGGCCGTCACGAGGCCCTGCTGGACAAGACGTTCTTCGCGCAGAAGGTCGCCGCCGAGCAGGAGCTGCGCAAGAAGGTCGACGCGAACCCGGAGATGAAGAAGAAGTACGGCGCCGCGTGGGAGGAGATTGCCAAGGCCCAGGTGCAGCTTGGCAACATCCGCAAGGAGCTGTCGTTCATGGAGAGCGGCAGCGGCCTGTCCTCGTCGCTCTTCTCGCTGGCCCGCACGCTGGTGCGCGGCGCGGACGAGCTGCCCAAGGAGAACGGCCAGCGTCTGCGTGAGTTCAATCAGGCCAACGTCCCGGCGCTGGAGGCCCAGTTGTTCAGCCCGGCCCCCATCTACCCGGAGCTGGAGATCGCCCGCCTGACGTTCAGCCTCACCAAGATGCGCGAGGAGCTCGGCTCGGACCACCCCTTCGTGAAGAAGGTCCTGGGCAAGGAGTCCCCGGAGAAGCTGGCCGCCCGTCTGGTGAAGGGCACCAAGCTGCGTGACGTGAAGGCGCGTCAGGCCCTCTACAAGGGCGGCAAGGCGGCCGTCACCGCGTCCAAGGACCCGATGATCCAGTTGGCCGTCGCGCTGGACCCGGACATGCGCGCCGTGCGCAAGACCTACGAGGAGAACGTCGAGTCCGTCATCCGCAAGAACAGCGAGCTGGTGGCCAAGTCGAAGTTCGAAATCTACGGCACCAACCAGTACCCGGACGCCACGTTCAGCCTGCGCCTGTCCTACGGCTCGGTGAAGGGCTACACGGAGAACGGCAAGCAGGTGGCCCCCATCACCCAGATGGCCGGCACCTTCGACCACGCCACGGGTGAGGAGCCCTTCGCGCTGCCCAAGTCCTGGCTGAAGAACGAGAAGGCGCTCGACGGCACCACGCCGATGAACTTCGTCTCCACCAACGACATCATCGGTGGCAACTCGGGCTCGCCGGTCATCAACAAGGACGCGGAGATCGTCGGCATCGTGTTCGACGGCAACATCCAGTCCCTGGGCGGCGAGTACGGCTTCGACGAGAGCGTGAACCGCGCCGTCAGCGTCCACAGCGCGGCCATCATCGAGTCGCTGACGAAGATCTACGGCGCCACGCGGCTGCTCGAGGAGCTGCGCCCGGGCAGCACCAAGGTCCCGCCCGTGAAGGCGAACCCGGCGGGCTGA